Genomic window (Synechococcus sp. LA31):
CGGTTCACCAGCAGCAGGAAATACACAGCCGTGAGGCCTGAACCCACCATCGAGAGCAGCGTGGCCAGTGGGAAAGCGGTGATGCTGCCGCGGAACACCAAAAACTCTGAAATGAAGCCCGCCATGCCTGGCAGGCCGGCGCTCGCCATCACCGCCACAATCATCAGCGAGCCGGTGAGCGGCAGTCCACGCTCCGGGTTGAGCAGGCCCCGCAGCACATCGAGATCGCGGGTGCCGGTCTTGCGGTAAACGATGCCCACCAGCAGAAACAGCAGGGCTGAGATCAGGCCATGGCTCACCATCTGGAACACCGCCCCCAGCAGGCTCACAGGCGTATTGGCAGCTGCGGCTAGCAGCACATAGCCCATGTGGCCCACGGAGCTGTAGGCCACCATCCGTTTCATGTCGGTCTGCGCGATGGCTGCCAGTGAGCCGTAGAGCACTGATATCGCTGCCCAGATCGCTAACGCTGGGGCCAGCTTGGCCCAGGCTTCGGGGAAGAGTTGCAAGCCGAAGCGCAACAGTCCATAGGTTCCAAGCTTCAGCAGCACACCGGCCAGCAGAACCGACACCGGTGTGGAGGCTTGGGTATGGGCATCTGGCAGCCAGTTGTGCAGCGGCACCAGCGGAATCTTGATCCCGAACCCGATCAGGATGGCCCCTAGTAGCCAGAGCTGGCCGCCCATCGCCAGGCGCTCGCTCACGACTGGTGTGAGGCTGAAATCAACCGTGCCTGTGAGCCATGCCAGCCCGAGGAAGGCGCCCAGAATCAACATTCCAGACACGGCTGTGAAGATCAGGAATTTCGTGGCTGCGTAGCCGCGGTTCACGCCGCCCCATACGGAGATCAGCAGCCAGAGCGGAATTAATTCCAGCTCATAGAACAGGAAGAAGAGCAGCAGGTTTTCGGCCAGGAAGGCACCATTCACCGCGCCGCTGATCAACAGCAACATGGCGAAGTAGAGACGCGGACGTTTGCTGATATCGCGCGTGATCACCGCTGACACCAGCGTGAGCGCTGCGTTAATCAGCACCAGGGGTAGCGAGAGGCCATCCACCCCTAGGGCGTAATCGAGGCCGATGCTGGGTACCCAGCGGTGGAGTTCCTGCAGCTGCATGCCCGGCAGCTGTGGCTGGAACTGCAATGCCGTGAGCAGGCTCAACGCGAGCTGCAGCACCAGAATCACGATAGTGATTTGGCGCAGCCTGGCTGGGCTGGGCTGCCCCGGCCAGGCCAGTAGCGCCAGGGTTCCCAGGAAGGGAACAAGCAAAAGAGAAGAGAGCAGCATCGCTTCAGCCCACGCCTCGCAACACCTGCAGTGAGCCGATGAAGAGCACCACAGCCACGATCACTGTGAGCACATAGCTCTGCAATTGGCCGCTCACGCTGAGCTTCAGCCCCTCCGCCGTGGCGAGTGAGACACGCCCCAGTCCATCCGCAGCGCCCTTGATCACGGTGATGTCAAACCAGCGGGTGAAGCGTGCCAGTGAGGCCACCAGGGCCACAATCGTGCGCCGGTAAATCTCAGGGGTATAAAAGTCGTAGGCGAGCAGGTTTTGCACCAGGCGCACGTTGGGTTGGCGGGAGCGTGACCAGAAGGCATCGAGAGGGGTGAGCGACCCGAGCACCACGCCCACCACACCACTGGCCACTACTGCAATGGCAACGGGTATCGAGAACGAGGCGATGCCCGGCACCGGATCGATGCGCTGCATGATCAGGGGGAGCAACAGCACGATCACCGTGAGGCTCACCATGGGCAAGGCCATCAACCAGTTGGCTTCCGGTGCACGTTTGGTCTTCGGCAGGGCCGGCCCGAGGAACAGTGAGCGATACACGCGGGTCACATTGGCGGCCGCCAGCACGTTGGTGAGCAGGAACACTGCTGCGAAGGCCGGTGCCAGATGACGGAAGTCTTCCACCAGCAAGCCGTAGCACCAGAAACCGCCCAGAGGGAGGAGGCCCACCACGCCGGCACTGCCGACCAGGAAGGCCGTTGCCGTTGCAGGCATGCGTGTGCCTAGACCCCCGAGCTCGGTCAGGTCTTGGCAGTTGGTGGTGGCAATGATGCTGCCAACACTCATGAACTGAAGCGCTCGGGCTAGGCCATGAGCAAACAGAAGCAGCAGGGCCAGACCCGGCTGCTGCAGGGCAATGGCGATAAACACCAGGCCCAAATAAGACGTTGTGGAGTAACTGAATGCGCGCTTGAGATCCACCTGGGCGATCGCCACCAGGCCTCCCCCGATCGCGCTGATCGTGCCCACCGCCAGGAGCACATCGGTGGCGATCGGTGAGAGGGCCACCACTGGCATCAGCTTGAGCAGCACGATTGCTCCGCACGTCACCACCACGGAGTTGCGCAGAATCGAGGCAGGGTTAGGACCCTCCATCGCCTCATCCAGCCAGAGGTGCATCGGGAATTGAGCGCATTTGCCCATCGGACCGGCAATCAGGCCCAGCCCTAGCAGCGTTCCGGCCAGTGGGCTGATCAGGTTGTGGTCTCTGGCCTCCGCTGCCCAGGCATAGAGATCGTTGAATTCCATCGAACCGGCCCAGGCCGAGATCGCCACCACGCCCATCAGCAGCAACACATCTCCCACCCGTTTGGTGAGGAAGGCATCGCGGGCGGCTGTGACCACTAAGGGCTGGGCGTACCAGAAGCCCACCAGCAGATAGGTGGACAGGGTGAGCATCTCCAGCAGGAAATAGCTCATAAACAGATTGCTACTCAGCACCACACCAGCCATGGCCCCTTCAAAGAAGCCCACCAAGGCGTAGAAGCGGGCCAGCGACCACTCTTTATCGAGATAACCCAGGGCGAACACCTGGGTGACCAGGCTCATGGTGGTGATCAGCTCCAGCGCCGCCAAATTGGTCAGCGAAAGGTCGAAGCCGATGCGTAGATCTAAATCGGCCGCTTGGAACCAGGGGAAGTCGAGGTGTTGGGGGCCAAGGCTCACCACCTCCGTGATGGCCAGGCTGCCGTGCAGCACCGCGAGCAGGGTGACCAGCAGGTTCAGATAGGCGGCAGGCCTGGGCCCATTGCGTTTGATCCAGCCTGTGGCCCAGGGCAAAGACAGCAGCATGCCGCTGAAGCCGTACAACGGCACCAGCCACATCAGCTGCAGCGGAAGCGGGAGGGCGTCGCTCAAAAGGTGGCTCTGGAGCGGCGATCGCGGCGATCGGCGTTGGTGGCGTAGAGGGCGTAACCGCGGCGGCGGCGGCCGCCCAGCTGCAGCAGCCAGGCTTCCAGGTCACGGCTGTGGTTCTGTTCGTCCTCCAAAAGTGCCTGGAAGAAGGCAGCATTGGCCTCATCGTGGATCACACGGCAGAAGCGAGATGCCTCGTCGTAGTGATCGATCAGTTGCTGCTCGAGCTCAGCATTGAGCTCGAGTAATCCCACGAGATCCGGCGCATGGCCCACCGGTTGGAGTTGGGAGGCGGCCGGAGCCACACCAAGCTGGAGCATGTGCTGAACAATGCGCTCGGCGTGTTGCATCTCCTCCACGGTTTCCTCACGGAAGCGCTCAGCGGAGGCCTCATCACCCCAGAGCCCCACCAAGGAGGCCTGGGTCATGTACTGCTGCACAGCTGTGAGCTCAAGGCTCAGGGCGCGGCCCAGATAGCCCAGGACGCGTGGATGCACGGCGTCCATGTTCATCAGGCGCGGCGGTTGTTGGTGCTAGCCAGCGCGGGCTCCACTTCGCCGTGGGGCCGGGCGATGATGTGGGCTGCCACCAAGCCGTCGCCCACACGCTCGCAGGCGTCAGCGCCGGCGCGCACAGCGGCATTGACGGCACCTGTTTCGCCACGCACCATCACGGTCACGTAGCCACCACCCACAAACTCCCGGGCGATCAGGCTCACCTCGGCAGCCTTGGTCATGGCATCAGCAGCCTCAATGGCTGGCACCAGACCGCGGGTTTCGATCATGCCGAGGGCAATGCCCTGAACGGAAGAGGCCATGGGGAAGAGGCTGCTGGAGGAAGACGAACGGTTGTTGCCACCACCACCGCCGGTGCTGCTGCCACTGCTGCCGCGGCCGGCGGCAGTGGAACTGCGGGTGGTGCTGGTGCTGGTGCTGGTGCTGCGGCGGCTGGCCGCGGGTTGACTGGCCACAGCTTTTGTGGTCACGGTCTGGGCGGTCACGGTGACGGCCGTGCTGCTGGTTGCGGCAGGCTTGGCCGCCGGAGCGGGAATGGCCGTCACGGGCGTGGTGGAGGTGGCAGCGGCTGGCGTGGCTGCCGGCTTACCGGAGGCCGAGGCGCTGGAAGCTCGGGATCGGGGAGTGGCCATGGCGGTGGTGGGCTGAGCCCGGTGGGAGGTCGCAGTGGAACGGGGTGGACCTGGCGATGTTCAGGGTTGAACGGTGCCGGGAGGAACGGGGTTGGTTCCTTAGCCGTCGGGCGACCAGTGGTCGATGATGCCCCCGATCGTGAGATCGGTGAACAGGTTGGCGTTGCCGGTGGCGTGGCGAGCGGCCGAACCACTCGCGGTGAACACCCAGTTGCCGGGAGAGGCGCCCACGGGGTCGCAGGCCACATTGAGCTTTCCTTTACTCGTGCGCAGGATGCGTAGGTTTTGGTGAGCAAAGCCCTCAACCCGTTGGGTGCACACCAGCGACCCCATCACCTGCATGATCTCCATTATTTGAGACCTCCACCGCTGCTGGGTGCAGCGGGGTTAGCTGGTTTGCCGGCAGCCATGTCCTTAGCGGCGTCGGGATCCCAGTGATCGATGATCCCCACGATTGTGAGGTCGCTGGGATAAGACTTGCTGCCTGCGGCTTCGCGGGCTGCTGAACTGCCCACGCAGATCACCCAGTCGCCTGGGATGGCTCCCACGGCATCCACGGCCACCTTTTGTGTGCTGCCATCGAGCACCACCTGAAGATGCTTGTGCTGGAAGTCAGCGATGCGGTTGGTGGAAACCAGTGGCTTCACCACTTTGCAAATCAACATCTCAGTGACCCCCTCCGGTGTTGAAGGTGATTGAGGAACTTACGGTTTCGGCCGGCACATGCCGATCGCGATCCCGCACGGTCAGCAAGGTATGCAGCAGGCCCTGCTGGCAGAGGTCGCTGTAGCGGGCTTCGATGGCGGTCTTGACCCGCTCGCAGTGGGTGATGGCTCGCTCGCGCGCACCCGGCACCCCACCGTGATAGTCGAAGCGGAGCACCACAGGAATCGGCAGCCCACGCGACACGTTGAGGCCCTTGAAGATCTTCACGCCCACATCAAGGTCGGGAGCGCCCTCTTCCACGGTGTCCATGTAGGCGAAATAGGTGAGGTTGCGCAGATGCACTTCCTTGAAGCCGATGCCCACGCCAATGAAGCGCTCGGCATGCCCGAAATCGCTGTAAGCCCCGCCGTGGTACTGACGCACGTAATCGATTTGGGAGATGTTGTGCTCCATGAGGCGGGCGATGAGCTTCACCATGCCTGCATCAGGTGCGGCTGCCGCGGCCTCCTGCACCATCGCTTCAATCCGCTGACGGCCCTGCTCGGCGTTGAGGCTGCGGGTGGCTTCGTACACATCGCGGGCATCAAGCCAGTGATCAAGATCTGTGCCGCCTTCGCTGCCTGGTACGTGCACGCGGATGGCATCGGTATCGGTATCCATCCCAACCAGCAACAGGTCGACTGACGCCCCACAGCAGAAGCTGTTCTCAACGGCCTGCTGGAAGTCTTTAAGGCGTTGCAGCCCTTGAGCAGCGGCCGCTTGATCGTCGCTGCCGTGGGCTGCGCAGCCCTCATGGCAGGGATCCTTCGAGCTGAAGTGATACACCACCACCTTGAGGTAGCGGGTCTCGCTGTGGGCGGGGTTGGGTCGACCCTCGCGATAGCGGCGGTGCTCGGTCTTCACCCAGCGATCCACCGTGTTTTCAACATCAAACATGGCGCCGGCGTGAGAGCGGCGTCGCACTGAGCTAAAAGGCAGTCGCAGCACGTAGGCGATGGCGTGAGCTAGGCGGCCATCGGCGCAGGGGGTGATGTCGAGCAGGTGAAAGCCACACTCGAGCAGAAACGTGTTGAACCGTTCGGCATCGGCGCTACCCGATTGAGCAGCCAGAGGATCGTCGTTGAAGAACGACAGGCTGCTCTGCTCGTACGCCTCAAACACACACCAGGCAAACAGGGTGCGCATGTCCAGTTGGCTGGTCCATGCGGTTTCCAGCACCGCTAGAGGCAGCTCATGGCCGAGCTCGGCCATGGCAACCCGCTGGGCTTGGCCGATGAACTCTGGTTCGTGCTGCAGCGCGGAAATGCGCTTGAGCACGGGCACGATGTGATCGAAGGCCCCGAGGGTGCGCTCCTCATAGGCCCGCAGCGCGGCATTGGCTTCGCCGTGGCTGAGGGGATGTAGACCGCCGGAGGAGGGGCGGATGACAACTTGGGCCGCCACAGGGCGAACCCGCCGGGTTGACCGGGATGAACCAGCGTCCACCTCAGGTTTGGGCCTGGTGGATGCAGCCTGCCGGCTGCTGCGGGAGTTGCCGGTGCGCGCACGACTCGCCAGTTCGCGCTGACGTAGCACCTTGCTCAGCGACGACGTGGGATTGAGTGCAGCCGGCTCCTGATCAGCCGTTGGTCCTGCCGGATTCGATTCCCCAGCGCTGTTGAATCGGCGTCGGGGAGCCGTTGGGCCCTGGGCCCGCTGGTTGATGGCGGTTCTCCGACGCATGTTCATGGTCTCCTCAGCCCCGGGCGCCGCCGGACACCGTGATCAGGGAACCCTGATCGGTGCTGCCGCTGGAGCCGGTGACCTTGTTGTTGGGAGGAGGAAGCTCCTGATTGCGCTTGTTTTGCTGACCGGGCATGCCGCTCATCGGACCGACGCGGGTGGGGTTACGGCGTCGGGCTGAGCTGCCCTCAGTGCCGGTCACGTGGTCGCCACGATCCCAGTCGTCGCCGGTGACTTTGGTACCCGATCCCTCGCCGGTCACTCGGGAGGTGGGGCGCAGATCCTCATCCATGCTCACAGGAGCAGAGCCAGCGGCGGCCAGACGTTGGCTGGCGCGACGGTCGAATCGGAATTGCTCCGTGCCGGTCACCTTGCCGCTGGCCATGTCAAAAGGGCCGGTGATCTTCCCGCCTTGCTCGTAGGTGCTGCCGGTGACCGCGCCGCTGCGTTCGCGTTCCACCTGTGCGGCACGGGCTGGTGATTGAACGCTGAACTGCTGCCAGGTGGCCTGGTTCAAGGGCTGGGGAAAATCGGCATCGCGGCTGGGCGCGGTGCCGCAGGCTGCAGCCTGTTGATCAGCACCCACATACGGGGTTCCGGTGACGTCTTCGCAGGCACCGCGCTCAGCCCCCGTCATCACGCCGCCAATTCCGGGTTGGATGCCGGTCATACGGTTGGCGTTGCGCACGGCGGTGCGCTCACGGGTGGCGCGTACTGCCTGGGCGTTGCAGAAGTCACCAGCCTGCTCAAGACCTGCGTAAGGGGTGCCGGTCACCACCTTGCAAGTGCCGGGCTCATCGCCGGTCACATTGGCGGAGCGGCCGGTGCGTGTACCGCTCACCACCTGATTTCGGTTGGTCACGCTGAAACCCACCTTGGCGGCTTCAGGGGCAGGGCGATTGCCACAGAACCCTTCGAATTGTTGGCTACCGATGTATTCGTCGCCGGTCACGATGCGGCAGCTTCCGGGCTCATCACCGGTGACGCGCTCGCTGCGACCCACCGCAGTGCCGGTAATGCCTGTGCCACGCAGGGTGTTGAAAGCATTCACCTTGGCTGGGGCCTGGCCGGTGGCGGGCAGTTCAGCGCCCAGGTATTGATCACCGGTGAGCTGGCGACCAGAACCGGGCTCATCACCGGTGACGCGCTCGCTGCGACCCACCATCACACCACTCACGGCCTGGCCACCGAGGGTTTGGCTTTGACCCACCTTGCGCACAGACGGCGTAGTGCCGCCGCAGTAGGTGGCGGACTGGTTGGCGGAGATGTATTCGGTGCCGGTGACTTGCTTACAGGTGCCGGGCTCATCGCCGGTGACCTTTTCACTGCGGCCTACTTCGTTGCCGGTCACCCGGTTGCCGTGGCTGGTGGCGCTGACACGCACCTTGGCTGGTTGAACCGGTGCAGCGGGCTTGGTGCCGCAGAACGTTTGGAACACTTCAGCGCCGAGGTATTCGGTGCCGGTGATGGAGCGGCAGGTGGCGGCTTCATTGCCGGTGGTCTTCACCGAACGGTTGGCCTGCGTGCCGGTGACGGTCTGGCCGGAAAGGGTCTCGCTCACGCCTACTTTCCAGGAGGCATCGGCGGCAGCGGCTTGCTTGGCGCCGTGGCGGTTGGGGCCGCTCGGGCGGGTGCCGCTGTTGCGTGCGTTGCCAGCAGCGCCGGTCTTGCTCTTGAGCTCGCGCACCTTCTGGGCCAGCTCGCGGGCGCTGAGATCGGGGTTGATCTGGCGTGCCACAGCGGCGGCGCCACTCTTGCTTGTGCTGCTAGCTGATTTGCCACGCTTGGAGAGCGCCTCGCGGCGGGCCAGCACCAAGGCGCGGCTGGGGTTGTGCTGCGCAGCTGCCTTGCGGGTGGCAGGGCGATTAACGCTGGTATTGGTGGAGCCTGAGCGGCTGGTCAAAGACAGGCTTGCGGCCTGGCTGCGGTTGTTGTGGGCAGTGTCGTGCTCTTGACACTTGCATTTGTGCTCAGTCGCCGCGGTTTTAGGAGCTTCTTTCGGAGCCTCCTTCGCCAAATCTGTACGCGTGCGATCGCGCGATTGAGACGCTCGCTTGCCACCGCGTGCAAGGGCCTCCCGCCGAGCCAAAACCAGGTCGCGGCTGGGATTGCTCACGCGCTTGGGGGTAGAAGTGCTGCGCACGGGCGTTGTGGTCGGAGCACGCAAGCTGCGACTGGCCTGAGGAACGACCGCAGCGGACGACGTTGGCGCTGCAGCCGGAGCGGCCTGGGTGCGGGTGGGGCGGGCATCCGCTGCGGTGCGCACGCGCCCACCGCCTGAACTCACACGGCTGGAGGCTTTCTTGCCTCCGTCAGTGAGGGCCTTACGGCGCTCCAGGGCTGCTTCGCGACTCGATTTGGTGGCCATGTCCGCCCGGCGTATGGAATGACTGGGGTTGCAGCACGACCTGCCCTGTGATTGCACAGGCCTGCAGGACGTTGCAAGAAAAATACCGATCGCTGACTAGAACGATCAGTGCAAAAAGGTGTGGTCCCGGATAAACCGGGACCTAAGTCGACAGGCGCTGAATCAGCGGCCTTCGAACACCACGAAGCAAGCGCCTTGGCTCTGGGTGTAGGCGTCGTAGCCCACGAGACGCACGTGATGGTCGGGGTATGCGCGATGGCAGGCCTCGAGTTCGTTCACGATGACGCTCAGATCCTTCTCACCGAAGAAGGGCAGCTTCCAATAAGACCAATAAGTGGCCATGGAGTTGCTGGGGTGGACGTGCTCGACGAGCGGGCTCCAACCCTGGGCAATGATGTACGCGATCTGGTCATAGATCTCGTCCTGGGTCATCGGCGGGAGGAAGCCGAAGGTCTCCAGGGTGGCGACTGTTTGGTAGTCACCCACGGTGCTCTTGAAAGGCATGGGGTTCCTTGAGATGGATGGAATGAATGCTTGGGAGGGAAACAACAAGGTGTTGCTTCCCAATTCCCGTTAGCGATTGGCTCAGTTGACGTCGAGCTTGTCGACGGTGTCGAACTCGAACTTGATTTCCTTCCAGGTCTCGAGAGCGATGGCCAGCTCAGGGCTGTGCTTCGCGGCTTCCATGAGGATGTCGCGGCCTTCGCGCTCGATTTCGCGACCGGCATTGCGTGCTTTGACGCAGGCTTCGAGAGCCACGCGGTTCGCAGCAGCACCAGCAGCGGAACCCCAGGGGTGACCGTGGGTACCACCACCGAACTGGAGCACGGAATCGTCGCCAAAGATGCTCACCAGCGCGGGCATGTGCCACACGTGGATACCGCCGGAGGCCACGGCGAACACGCCGCCCATGGAACCCCAATCTTGATCGAAGAAGTTACCGCGGCTGCGATCTTCGGGAACGAAGGATTCACGCAGCTGGTCGATGTAGCCGAGGGTCGACTGACGGTCACCCTCGAGCTTGCCCACCACGGTGCCGGTGTGGAGTTGGTCACCACCGGAGAGACGCAGGCACTTAGCCAGCACACGGAAGTGAATGCCGTGCTTGGGGTGACGGTCGATCACCGCGTGCATGGCACGGTGAATGTGCAGCAGCATGCCGTTCTTCCGGCACCACTTCGCCAGACCGGTGTTGGCCGTGAAGCCACCGGTGATGTAGTCGTGCATGATGATCGGCTGGCCGAGTTCTTTGGCGAACTCAGCGCGCTCGTACATCTCCTCGGGGGTCGCTGCCGTGCAGTTGAGGTAGTGACCCTTTTTCTCGCCGGTTTCTTGTTCCGACAGCTTCACAGCTTCGGCCACGAACTCGAAACGGTTCTGCCAGCGCTGGAAGGGCTGCGAGTTGATGTTCTCGTCGTCCTTGGTGAAGTCGAGGCCGCCGCGAAGGCACTCATACACCACACGGCCGTAGTTCTTGCCGCTCAGGCCGAGCTTCGGCTTGATGGTGCAACCCAGCAGGGGACGGCCGTACTTGTTCATACGGTCGCGTTCGACCTGGATGCCGTTCGGGGGACCCATGCAGGTCTTGATGAACGCCATCGGGAAGCGGATGTCTTCCAGACGCAGGTGACGCAGCGCCTTGAAACCGAACACGTTGCCGACCAGGGAGGTCAGCACGTTGGTGACAGAACCCTCTTCGAAGAGATCGAGGGGGTAGGCGATGAAGGCATAGAAGGCTTCCTTGTCGCCAGGAACGTCTTCGATGCGGTAGCAGCGGCCCTTGTAGAAGTCGAGGTCGGTGAGGAGCTCGGACCACACAGTGGACC
Coding sequences:
- a CDS encoding NADH-quinone oxidoreductase subunit M, with the translated sequence MLLSSLLLVPFLGTLALLAWPGQPSPARLRQITIVILVLQLALSLLTALQFQPQLPGMQLQELHRWVPSIGLDYALGVDGLSLPLVLINAALTLVSAVITRDISKRPRLYFAMLLLISGAVNGAFLAENLLLFFLFYELELIPLWLLISVWGGVNRGYAATKFLIFTAVSGMLILGAFLGLAWLTGTVDFSLTPVVSERLAMGGQLWLLGAILIGFGIKIPLVPLHNWLPDAHTQASTPVSVLLAGVLLKLGTYGLLRFGLQLFPEAWAKLAPALAIWAAISVLYGSLAAIAQTDMKRMVAYSSVGHMGYVLLAAAANTPVSLLGAVFQMVSHGLISALLFLLVGIVYRKTGTRDLDVLRGLLNPERGLPLTGSLMIVAVMASAGLPGMAGFISEFLVFRGSITAFPLATLLSMVGSGLTAVYFLLLVNRAFFGRLAITPASGDPVRDSRLDVQLNSVAPRETIPALALAAAIVVIGLVPSSLGNLSEVATTALANLATGVS
- a CDS encoding NAD(P)H-quinone oxidoreductase subunit F: MSDALPLPLQLMWLVPLYGFSGMLLSLPWATGWIKRNGPRPAAYLNLLVTLLAVLHGSLAITEVVSLGPQHLDFPWFQAADLDLRIGFDLSLTNLAALELITTMSLVTQVFALGYLDKEWSLARFYALVGFFEGAMAGVVLSSNLFMSYFLLEMLTLSTYLLVGFWYAQPLVVTAARDAFLTKRVGDVLLLMGVVAISAWAGSMEFNDLYAWAAEARDHNLISPLAGTLLGLGLIAGPMGKCAQFPMHLWLDEAMEGPNPASILRNSVVVTCGAIVLLKLMPVVALSPIATDVLLAVGTISAIGGGLVAIAQVDLKRAFSYSTTSYLGLVFIAIALQQPGLALLLLFAHGLARALQFMSVGSIIATTNCQDLTELGGLGTRMPATATAFLVGSAGVVGLLPLGGFWCYGLLVEDFRHLAPAFAAVFLLTNVLAAANVTRVYRSLFLGPALPKTKRAPEANWLMALPMVSLTVIVLLLPLIMQRIDPVPGIASFSIPVAIAVVASGVVGVVLGSLTPLDAFWSRSRQPNVRLVQNLLAYDFYTPEIYRRTIVALVASLARFTRWFDITVIKGAADGLGRVSLATAEGLKLSVSGQLQSYVLTVIVAVVLFIGSLQVLRGVG
- a CDS encoding ferritin-like domain-containing protein: MDAVHPRVLGYLGRALSLELTAVQQYMTQASLVGLWGDEASAERFREETVEEMQHAERIVQHMLQLGVAPAASQLQPVGHAPDLVGLLELNAELEQQLIDHYDEASRFCRVIHDEANAAFFQALLEDEQNHSRDLEAWLLQLGGRRRRGYALYATNADRRDRRSRATF
- a CDS encoding BMC domain-containing protein codes for the protein MTAIPAPAAKPAATSSTAVTVTAQTVTTKAVASQPAASRRSTSTSTSTTRSSTAAGRGSSGSSTGGGGGNNRSSSSSSLFPMASSVQGIALGMIETRGLVPAIEAADAMTKAAEVSLIAREFVGGGYVTVMVRGETGAVNAAVRAGADACERVGDGLVAAHIIARPHGEVEPALASTNNRRA
- a CDS encoding carboxysome peptide B → MEIMQVMGSLVCTQRVEGFAHQNLRILRTSKGKLNVACDPVGASPGNWVFTASGSAARHATGNANLFTDLTIGGIIDHWSPDG
- a CDS encoding carboxysome peptide A translates to MLICKVVKPLVSTNRIADFQHKHLQVVLDGSTQKVAVDAVGAIPGDWVICVGSSAAREAAGSKSYPSDLTIVGIIDHWDPDAAKDMAAGKPANPAAPSSGGGLK
- a CDS encoding carboxysome shell carbonic anhydrase is translated as MRRRTAINQRAQGPTAPRRRFNSAGESNPAGPTADQEPAALNPTSSLSKVLRQRELASRARTGNSRSSRQAASTRPKPEVDAGSSRSTRRVRPVAAQVVIRPSSGGLHPLSHGEANAALRAYEERTLGAFDHIVPVLKRISALQHEPEFIGQAQRVAMAELGHELPLAVLETAWTSQLDMRTLFAWCVFEAYEQSSLSFFNDDPLAAQSGSADAERFNTFLLECGFHLLDITPCADGRLAHAIAYVLRLPFSSVRRRSHAGAMFDVENTVDRWVKTEHRRYREGRPNPAHSETRYLKVVVYHFSSKDPCHEGCAAHGSDDQAAAAQGLQRLKDFQQAVENSFCCGASVDLLLVGMDTDTDAIRVHVPGSEGGTDLDHWLDARDVYEATRSLNAEQGRQRIEAMVQEAAAAAPDAGMVKLIARLMEHNISQIDYVRQYHGGAYSDFGHAERFIGVGIGFKEVHLRNLTYFAYMDTVEEGAPDLDVGVKIFKGLNVSRGLPIPVVLRFDYHGGVPGARERAITHCERVKTAIEARYSDLCQQGLLHTLLTVRDRDRHVPAETVSSSITFNTGGGH
- a CDS encoding CsoS2 family carboxysome shell protein is translated as MATKSSREAALERRKALTDGGKKASSRVSSGGGRVRTAADARPTRTQAAPAAAPTSSAAVVPQASRSLRAPTTTPVRSTSTPKRVSNPSRDLVLARREALARGGKRASQSRDRTRTDLAKEAPKEAPKTAATEHKCKCQEHDTAHNNRSQAASLSLTSRSGSTNTSVNRPATRKAAAQHNPSRALVLARREALSKRGKSASSTSKSGAAAVARQINPDLSARELAQKVRELKSKTGAAGNARNSGTRPSGPNRHGAKQAAAADASWKVGVSETLSGQTVTGTQANRSVKTTGNEAATCRSITGTEYLGAEVFQTFCGTKPAAPVQPAKVRVSATSHGNRVTGNEVGRSEKVTGDEPGTCKQVTGTEYISANQSATYCGGTTPSVRKVGQSQTLGGQAVSGVMVGRSERVTGDEPGSGRQLTGDQYLGAELPATGQAPAKVNAFNTLRGTGITGTAVGRSERVTGDEPGSCRIVTGDEYIGSQQFEGFCGNRPAPEAAKVGFSVTNRNQVVSGTRTGRSANVTGDEPGTCKVVTGTPYAGLEQAGDFCNAQAVRATRERTAVRNANRMTGIQPGIGGVMTGAERGACEDVTGTPYVGADQQAAACGTAPSRDADFPQPLNQATWQQFSVQSPARAAQVERERSGAVTGSTYEQGGKITGPFDMASGKVTGTEQFRFDRRASQRLAAAGSAPVSMDEDLRPTSRVTGEGSGTKVTGDDWDRGDHVTGTEGSSARRRNPTRVGPMSGMPGQQNKRNQELPPPNNKVTGSSGSTDQGSLITVSGGARG
- a CDS encoding ribulose bisphosphate carboxylase small subunit, which produces MPFKSTVGDYQTVATLETFGFLPPMTQDEIYDQIAYIIAQGWSPLVEHVHPSNSMATYWSYWKLPFFGEKDLSVIVNELEACHRAYPDHHVRLVGYDAYTQSQGACFVVFEGR
- a CDS encoding form I ribulose bisphosphate carboxylase large subunit: MAKKYDAGVKEYRDTYWTPDYVPLDTDLLACFKCTGQEGVPKEEVAAAVAAESSTGTWSTVWSELLTDLDFYKGRCYRIEDVPGDKEAFYAFIAYPLDLFEEGSVTNVLTSLVGNVFGFKALRHLRLEDIRFPMAFIKTCMGPPNGIQVERDRMNKYGRPLLGCTIKPKLGLSGKNYGRVVYECLRGGLDFTKDDENINSQPFQRWQNRFEFVAEAVKLSEQETGEKKGHYLNCTAATPEEMYERAEFAKELGQPIIMHDYITGGFTANTGLAKWCRKNGMLLHIHRAMHAVIDRHPKHGIHFRVLAKCLRLSGGDQLHTGTVVGKLEGDRQSTLGYIDQLRESFVPEDRSRGNFFDQDWGSMGGVFAVASGGIHVWHMPALVSIFGDDSVLQFGGGTHGHPWGSAAGAAANRVALEACVKARNAGREIEREGRDILMEAAKHSPELAIALETWKEIKFEFDTVDKLDVN